In Musa acuminata AAA Group cultivar baxijiao chromosome BXJ2-3, Cavendish_Baxijiao_AAA, whole genome shotgun sequence, the following proteins share a genomic window:
- the LOC135606678 gene encoding dolichyl-diphosphooligosaccharide--protein glycosyltransferase subunit STT3B: MGAKAENGPKPPPPLSSPPPFKALVKLKTKQQELLIRSAALALIYVLAFAIRLFSVLRYESMIHEFDPYFNYRTTLFLTRNGFYEFWNWFDSESWYPLGRIIGGTLYPGLMVTAALIYRALRFLTFAVHIREVCVLTAPFFASNTTLVAYFFGKEIWDAGAGLVAAALIAICPGYISRSVAGSYDNEGVAIFALLFTFYLFVKAVNTGSLAWSLASAFGYFYMVSAWGGYVFIINLIPLYVLVLLVTGRYSMRLYVAYNCMYVLGMMLAMQIRFVGFQHVQSGEHMAAMGVFFLMQVFYFLYWVKDMLNDTKLFQSFLQITLTCAIGVGTLALGIGMASGYISPWTGRFYSLLDPTYAKDHIPIIASVSEHQPTAWSSFMFDFHILLILFPAGLYFCFKRLSDATIFIVMYGLTSMYFASVMVRLILVAAPAVCLISAIAISATIKNLTTLIRKKSKAALTVSSKATSNLKASAKALLDQSLPFQQNGAIAVLFGAFYLLSRYATHCTWVTSEAYSSPSIVLAARGAHGGRVIFDDYREAYYWLRQNTPPDAKVMSWWDYGYQITAMGNRTVIVDNNTWNNTHIATVGRAMSSYEHEAYEIMQSLDVDYVLVVFGGLTGYSSDDINKFLWMVRIGGGVFPVIKEPDYLVNGEYRVDKGAAPKMLNCLMYKLSYYRFGEVTTEYGKPTGYDRARGVEIGNKDIKLEYLEEAFTTSNWIIRIYKVKPPKNRW, translated from the exons ATGGGCGCTAAGGCCGAGAATGGTCCCAAGCCCCCTCCGCCCCTCTCCTCTCCGCCTCCCTTCAAAGCCCTCGTGAAGCTCAAGACCAAGCAGCAGGAGCTCTTGATCCGCTCCGCCGCCCTCGCCCTCATCTACGTCCTTGCATTCGCCATCCGCCTCTTCAGCGTTCTTCGCTACGAGTCCATGATCCACGAGTTCGACCCCTATTTCAACTATCGCACCACCCTTTTCCTCACCCGCAACGGCTTTTATGAGTTCTGGAACTGGTTCGACTCGGAGAGCTGGTATCCCCTCGGCCGCATCATCGGCGGCACTCTCTACCCCGGCCTCATGGTCACCGCTGCCCTCATCTACCGTGCCCTCCGCTTCCTCACCTTTGCCGTCCACATCCGCGAAGTCTGTGTCCTCACCGCCCCCTTCTTTGCCTCAAACACCACCCTCGTCGCTTACTTCTTTGGCAAGGAGATCTGGGACGCTGGCGCGGGGCTGGTCGCCGCCGCCCTCATCGCCATCTGCCCCGGCTACATCTCGAGGTCCGTCGCCGGATCGTATGACAACGAAGGGGTCGCGATCTTTGCGCTTCTATTCACGTTCTACCTTTTCGTCAAGGCTGTGAACACTGGATCGCTGGCTTGGTCGCTGGCCTCGGCGTTCGGGTACTTCTACATGGTGTCGGCGTGGGGAGGATACGTGTTTATAATCAACTTGATTCCCCTGTATGTTTTGGTGTTGCTGGTGACAGGGCGGTATTCGATGCGGCTCTACGTCGCGTATAACTGCATGTATGTGCTGGGAATGATGCTCGCCATGCAGATCAGGTTTGTGGGTTTCCAGCATGTGCAATCTGGAGAGCACATGGCGGCCATGGGGGTGTTTTTCTTGATGCAG GTATTTTACTTTCTATACTGGGTGAAGGACATGTTAAATGATACAAAGTTATTCCAGTCCTTCTTGCAAATTACTCTGACATGTGCAATAGGTGTTGGTACTCTTGCTCTTGGAATTGGTATGGCATCCGGCTATATCTCTCCATGGACAGGCCGTTTTTACTCCTTGCTTGATCCAACATATGCGAAGGACCATATTCCGATTATTGCCTCTGTTTCAGAGCATCAACCGACAGCATGGTCATCCTTTATGTTTGACTTCcacatccttcttattcttttccCTGCGGGCCTGTACTTCTGCTTTAAGCGGTTGTCAGATGCAACTATATTCATAGTCATGTATGGCCTGACAAGCATGTACTTCGCTAGTGTTATGGTTCGTTTGATCCTTGTAGCTGCACCTGCAGTCTGCCTAATTAGTGCTATCGCAATCTCTGCCACGATAAAAAATCTAACAACTTTGATACGCAAGAAGAGCAAGGCTGCTTTGACAGTTTCTAGCAAAGCGACATCTAACTTGAAGGCCTCAGCTAAG GCATTGCTTGATCAATCTCTTCCTTTCCAACAAAATGGTGCTATTGCTGTGCTTTTTGGTGCATTTTACTTGCTTAGCAGATATGCTACTCACTGCACTTGGGTCACATCAGAGGCATACTCTTCTCCTTCCATTGTCTTGGCTGCCAGGGGTGCCCATGGTGGCAGGGTCATATTTGATGATTATCGTGAGGCCTATTATTGGCTTCGTCAAAATACTCCCCCAGATGCAAAAGTGATGTCCTGGTGGGACTATGGCTACCAGATAACTGCAATGGGAAATAGGACTGTGATTGTGGACAATAATACTTGGAACAATACACATATTGCCACTGTTGGGCGGGCAATGTCATCATATGAGCATGAAGCTTATGAGATAATGCAGTCATTGGATGTAGATTATGTACTTGTTGTATTTGGAGGTCTTACTGGGTATTCTTCAGATGACATTAACAA ATTTCTTTGGATGGTTCGAATTGGTGGTGGAGTTTTTCCTGTAATAAAGGAACCAGATTATCTTGTGAATGGTGAATATCGTGTTGACAAGGGAGCTGCACCAAAGATGTTAAACTGTCTCAT GTACAAGCTCTCCTATTACCGGTTTGGAGAGGTGACTACAGAATATGGGAAGCCTACTGG GTATGATCGTGCCAGAGGAGTGGAAATTGGAAACAAGGACATCAAGCTTGAATACCTGGAAGAGGCATTTACAACATCAAACTGGATTATACGGATCTACAAAGTTAAGCCTCCGAAGAATAGGTGGTGA
- the LOC135583507 gene encoding uncharacterized protein LOC135583507 isoform X4: MAADSNMGSHQANTPSSFHHPRMVSFRSGATDSLMGVIPGEVCSFSGNSIMVPSAASCMTNHMDTVTQSRYPAGSVLREPKPRFTHVSGSPAYWSSEEVDILSIGLLKYANEPNIRKYAKIAAMLPQKTIRDVALRCQWMINKENGKRRKMEEYYAAKKMKEMKDQMVGSPSTANICMAPISFIMNHKNIHDQLPSEEMRRLLDENRRFLKDIARNLEGGMSRCDVCNNEPTSGVDDTDASLEGLGK; this comes from the exons ATGGCGGCTGATTCTAACATGGGTTCTCACCAAGCAAACACGCCTTCTTCTTTCCATCATCCTCGCATGGTTTCTTTCCGGTCAGGTGCAACGGATAGCTTAATGGGGGTGATTCCTGGCGAGGTGTGCAGTTTCAGTGGGAACAGCATCATGGTTCCATCTGCTGCCTCTTGCATGACCAATCATATGGATACTGTGACTCAATCTCGGTACCCTGCAGGATCTGTTCTTCGTGAACCAAAACCGAGGTTCACACATGTCTCAGGCTCACCTGCATATTGGTCTTCGGAAGAAGTGGATATCTTGAGCATAGGCCTTCTCAA ATACGCTAATGAACCAAATATACGGAAGTATGCCAAGATAGCTGCTATGCTGCCTCAGAAGACTATAAGAGATGTTGCACTGAGGTGTCAGTGGATGATT AACAAGGAAAATGGCAAACGGAGGAAGATGGAAGAATATTATGCAGCAAAAAAGATGAAAGAAATGAAG GATCAGATGGTGGGTTCTCCTTCAACAGCAAATATTTGTATGGCTCCTATTTCATTTATCATGAATCATAAGAACATCCATGATCAGCTTCCATCTGAAG AAATGAGGCGCCTTTTGGATGAAAATAGAAGATTTCTGAAAGACATTGCAAGAAATCTTGAGGGAGGCATG AGTAGATGTGATGTCTGCAACAATGAACCAACTTCCGGGGTCGATGACACAGATGCCTCTTTGGAGGGTCTCGGTAAATGA
- the LOC135583507 gene encoding uncharacterized protein LOC135583507 isoform X3, translating to MAADSNMGSHQANTPSSFHHPRMVSFRSGATDSLMGVIPGEVCSFSGNSIMVPSAASCMTNHMDTVTQSRYPAGSVLREPKPRFTHVSGSPAYWSSEEVDILSIGLLKYANEPNIRKYAKIAAMLPQKTIRDVALRCQWMINKENGKRRKMEEYYAAKKMKEMKDQMVGSPSTANICMAPISFIMNHKNIHDQLPSEEMRRLLDENRRFLKDIARNLEGGMIEENINLFHYIRNNISTIENRCDVCNNEPTSGVDDTDASLEGLGK from the exons ATGGCGGCTGATTCTAACATGGGTTCTCACCAAGCAAACACGCCTTCTTCTTTCCATCATCCTCGCATGGTTTCTTTCCGGTCAGGTGCAACGGATAGCTTAATGGGGGTGATTCCTGGCGAGGTGTGCAGTTTCAGTGGGAACAGCATCATGGTTCCATCTGCTGCCTCTTGCATGACCAATCATATGGATACTGTGACTCAATCTCGGTACCCTGCAGGATCTGTTCTTCGTGAACCAAAACCGAGGTTCACACATGTCTCAGGCTCACCTGCATATTGGTCTTCGGAAGAAGTGGATATCTTGAGCATAGGCCTTCTCAA ATACGCTAATGAACCAAATATACGGAAGTATGCCAAGATAGCTGCTATGCTGCCTCAGAAGACTATAAGAGATGTTGCACTGAGGTGTCAGTGGATGATT AACAAGGAAAATGGCAAACGGAGGAAGATGGAAGAATATTATGCAGCAAAAAAGATGAAAGAAATGAAG GATCAGATGGTGGGTTCTCCTTCAACAGCAAATATTTGTATGGCTCCTATTTCATTTATCATGAATCATAAGAACATCCATGATCAGCTTCCATCTGAAG AAATGAGGCGCCTTTTGGATGAAAATAGAAGATTTCTGAAAGACATTGCAAGAAATCTTGAGGGAGGCATG ATAGAAGAgaatattaatttatttcattACATCAGAAATAACATCTCAACAATCGAGAATAG ATGTGATGTCTGCAACAATGAACCAACTTCCGGGGTCGATGACACAGATGCCTCTTTGGAGGGTCTCGGTAAATGA
- the LOC135583507 gene encoding uncharacterized protein LOC135583507 isoform X1 has product MAADSNMGSHQANTPSSFHHPRMVSFRSGATDSLMGVIPGEVCSFSGNSIMVPSAASCMTNHMDTVTQSRYPAGSVLREPKPRFTHVSGSPAYWSSEEVDILSIGLLKYANEPNIRKYAKIAAMLPQKTIRDVALRCQWMINKENGKRRKMEEYYAAKKMKEMKDQMVGSPSTANICMAPISFIMNHKNIHDQLPSEEMRRLLDENRRFLKDIARNLEGGMIEENINLFHYIRNNISTIENRVDVMSATMNQLPGSMTQMPLWRVSVNDDLLSSLIPLNGNNLCATPGSNQLRLDMTCFRRNIG; this is encoded by the exons ATGGCGGCTGATTCTAACATGGGTTCTCACCAAGCAAACACGCCTTCTTCTTTCCATCATCCTCGCATGGTTTCTTTCCGGTCAGGTGCAACGGATAGCTTAATGGGGGTGATTCCTGGCGAGGTGTGCAGTTTCAGTGGGAACAGCATCATGGTTCCATCTGCTGCCTCTTGCATGACCAATCATATGGATACTGTGACTCAATCTCGGTACCCTGCAGGATCTGTTCTTCGTGAACCAAAACCGAGGTTCACACATGTCTCAGGCTCACCTGCATATTGGTCTTCGGAAGAAGTGGATATCTTGAGCATAGGCCTTCTCAA ATACGCTAATGAACCAAATATACGGAAGTATGCCAAGATAGCTGCTATGCTGCCTCAGAAGACTATAAGAGATGTTGCACTGAGGTGTCAGTGGATGATT AACAAGGAAAATGGCAAACGGAGGAAGATGGAAGAATATTATGCAGCAAAAAAGATGAAAGAAATGAAG GATCAGATGGTGGGTTCTCCTTCAACAGCAAATATTTGTATGGCTCCTATTTCATTTATCATGAATCATAAGAACATCCATGATCAGCTTCCATCTGAAG AAATGAGGCGCCTTTTGGATGAAAATAGAAGATTTCTGAAAGACATTGCAAGAAATCTTGAGGGAGGCATG ATAGAAGAgaatattaatttatttcattACATCAGAAATAACATCTCAACAATCGAGAATAG AGTAGATGTGATGTCTGCAACAATGAACCAACTTCCGGGGTCGATGACACAGATGCCTCTTTGGAGGGTCTCGGTAAATGATGATCTTCTCAGCAGTCTTATTCCACTTAATGGAAAT AACTTATGTGCTACACCAGGAAGCAATCAATTACGGCTGGACATGACATGCTTCAGACGTAACATAGGATGA
- the LOC135583507 gene encoding uncharacterized protein LOC135583507 isoform X2 — protein sequence MAADSNMGSHQANTPSSFHHPRMVSFRSGATDSLMGVIPGEVCSFSGNSIMVPSAASCMTNHMDTVTQSRYPAGSVLREPKPRFTHVSGSPAYWSSEEVDILSIGLLKYANEPNIRKYAKIAAMLPQKTIRDVALRCQWMINKENGKRRKMEEYYAAKKMKEMKDQMVGSPSTANICMAPISFIMNHKNIHDQLPSEEMRRLLDENRRFLKDIARNLEGGMIEENINLFHYIRNNISTIENRVDVMSATMNQLPGSMTQMPLWRVSVNDDLLSSLIPLNGNEAINYGWT from the exons ATGGCGGCTGATTCTAACATGGGTTCTCACCAAGCAAACACGCCTTCTTCTTTCCATCATCCTCGCATGGTTTCTTTCCGGTCAGGTGCAACGGATAGCTTAATGGGGGTGATTCCTGGCGAGGTGTGCAGTTTCAGTGGGAACAGCATCATGGTTCCATCTGCTGCCTCTTGCATGACCAATCATATGGATACTGTGACTCAATCTCGGTACCCTGCAGGATCTGTTCTTCGTGAACCAAAACCGAGGTTCACACATGTCTCAGGCTCACCTGCATATTGGTCTTCGGAAGAAGTGGATATCTTGAGCATAGGCCTTCTCAA ATACGCTAATGAACCAAATATACGGAAGTATGCCAAGATAGCTGCTATGCTGCCTCAGAAGACTATAAGAGATGTTGCACTGAGGTGTCAGTGGATGATT AACAAGGAAAATGGCAAACGGAGGAAGATGGAAGAATATTATGCAGCAAAAAAGATGAAAGAAATGAAG GATCAGATGGTGGGTTCTCCTTCAACAGCAAATATTTGTATGGCTCCTATTTCATTTATCATGAATCATAAGAACATCCATGATCAGCTTCCATCTGAAG AAATGAGGCGCCTTTTGGATGAAAATAGAAGATTTCTGAAAGACATTGCAAGAAATCTTGAGGGAGGCATG ATAGAAGAgaatattaatttatttcattACATCAGAAATAACATCTCAACAATCGAGAATAG AGTAGATGTGATGTCTGCAACAATGAACCAACTTCCGGGGTCGATGACACAGATGCCTCTTTGGAGGGTCTCGGTAAATGATGATCTTCTCAGCAGTCTTATTCCACTTAATGGAAAT GAAGCAATCAATTACGGCTGGACATGA